The genomic window GTTTGATCGAAAGATTCAGGGCAAGCACATCGGGAATAAGCCCCTCTTTATGCCAGTGAGACACCTCTTTCATAGCTGTTTTCATGACCCATCTGTCTATATCTATGATCAACCCCGTCTCTTCTGCAAGTGCAATGAATTTGTCCGGGTGAAGGAGGCCTCTGCTTGGATGCTGCCATCTGACCAGTGCTTCAAGCCCGATCATCCTTTCGCTCTTTGCATCCATTTGCGGTTGATAATGTACAACGAGTTCTTCCTTTTCGATTGCCTCTTTCAGACTTGTTTTCATTGCCATACGCTCAAGCGCATGCTGCGTCATTTCCGATGCATAGAACTGAAAAGTATTGCGTCCATTCTCTTTTGCCTTGTACATGGCAGTATCTGCATATTTCAGAAGGCTGTCAGCATCAGTGGCATCCTGAGGGTAAAGGCTGATACCGATGCTTCCGGAAATATAGAGCGTGTACTCATCGATATACATGGGTTTTTGCAGTACAGTGAGGATCTTCTCTGCCAGCAAAGAAGCATCCTCCGGATGATTCAGGTCCTCCATAATTACAGTGAACTCATCACCGCTCAAGCGGGAAAGTGTGTCTTCTTTCCTGATCGTCTCTTCGATCCGTCTGGCCACGACCTTCAGTACCCTGTCTCCTATACCGTGCCCCAAAGAGTCATTGATATGTTTGAACTTGTCAAGATCGATGAAAAAAAGTGCAAAACTTTTTCCCAGGCGTTCGGTTTTACGAATACTCTGCTCCATCCTGTCAAAAAAGAGTACCCTGTTGGGCAGGCGCGTCAAGGCATCGTGATGTGCCTGGTAACGCAGGATATTCTTCTGTTCCAAAAGTATCGCTTCCACTTTTTTCTGCTCGGTGATATCATGGGCATAACTGACAAACCCTATTGTATTCCCATCTTCATCTTTCAGAGAGGAGAGCGAAAGTACCGCATAGAGTGGTTTATTGGTTTTCCTTCGTAACTGTATTTCTGTTCGGTATTCCCCTTTTTCTTTAAGCTCAGCCATCATCTTTTCATACAGGTCAAGGGTATTCTTCGGGAAAAGCATGGAAAAGTGTTTACCGAGTACTTCATCGGTCTCGTAACCGAAAAGTATCTTTGAACCTTTGTTCCAACTTGTAATGAAACCATCCATGTCGAAAGAGATCACAGAGTCCTGTATCTGTTCAAGTATCTGTGCATAATGTGAGTATTGGAGCTGAAGCTCTTTCTCTTTGGTGATATCGGTATGGGTACCTATCATACGTACGGCATTGCCCTGCTCGTCATATATGATACGTGCTCTTCCCAGTATCCATACCCAGTGTCCATCTTTATGGCGAAGCCGATGATTGTTTTCAAAGACCTTAATATGTTTTTTGATATGTTCCCTAACGGATTTCATCACATGCACGACATCCTGTTTATGCACCAGTCTCTTCCATGTATGTGTGGTATTGGGAAGTTCCTCATCGCGGTAACCCAACATCTCTTTCCAGCTTGGGGATACATAGAGTGTATTGTCCACCATATCCCAGTCCAGTATGGATGTCTTACTTCCGCAGAGCGCAAGTTCAAAACGCTCTTTGAGTTTTTCATCCATGTCAAGCTTTCTCGATTTCGTCATATTTCTCTTTTACTATTGATTATAATGTTCAAGTTGAAAACTAAAGATATCTTATCTTTTAT from Sulfurovum riftiae includes these protein-coding regions:
- a CDS encoding bifunctional diguanylate cyclase/phosphodiesterase — protein: MTKSRKLDMDEKLKERFELALCGSKTSILDWDMVDNTLYVSPSWKEMLGYRDEELPNTTHTWKRLVHKQDVVHVMKSVREHIKKHIKVFENNHRLRHKDGHWVWILGRARIIYDEQGNAVRMIGTHTDITKEKELQLQYSHYAQILEQIQDSVISFDMDGFITSWNKGSKILFGYETDEVLGKHFSMLFPKNTLDLYEKMMAELKEKGEYRTEIQLRRKTNKPLYAVLSLSSLKDEDGNTIGFVSYAHDITEQKKVEAILLEQKNILRYQAHHDALTRLPNRVLFFDRMEQSIRKTERLGKSFALFFIDLDKFKHINDSLGHGIGDRVLKVVARRIEETIRKEDTLSRLSGDEFTVIMEDLNHPEDASLLAEKILTVLQKPMYIDEYTLYISGSIGISLYPQDATDADSLLKYADTAMYKAKENGRNTFQFYASEMTQHALERMAMKTSLKEAIEKEELVVHYQPQMDAKSERMIGLEALVRWQHPSRGLLHPDKFIALAEETGLIIDIDRWVMKTAMKEVSHWHKEGLIPDVLALNLSIKQLEGHNFLKEINECLTAFDFKPQWLELEIPEGQVMKNHKDSIQKLQTLNKMGISISIDDFGTGYSSLSLLKRLPINRLKIDRSFIKDIPADEEDMAIVKAIIALADSLKLNIIAEGVETEEQKAFLLANGCTYMQGYYYSRPISSELMRKFLQKKAC